A window from Calliopsis andreniformis isolate RMS-2024a chromosome 5, iyCalAndr_principal, whole genome shotgun sequence encodes these proteins:
- the LOC143179367 gene encoding dual specificity protein phosphatase 3 isoform X1 has translation MRSSWRDRDRDFRKPLPGGETTQRHLTEALHKTQTDNKPIPGFDPNRDDIQYYRAQQGIDCDEVYPGIYIGDAATAKNKEYLKMLGITHLLNAAEGKKFGFVNTDANYYKDTTIKYLGLPLADLFTTDISKYFYTAADFIDEAVSMGGKAFVNCMLGMSRSATCVLAYLMIKKNMLAVDAVETVRKNRHILPNTGFLQQLADLDNHLRRQRL, from the exons ATGCGAAGCTCATGGAGAGATAGGGATCGG GATTTTCGGAAACCCCTACCGGGTGGTGAAACCACCCAACGTCATTTGACAGAGGCTTTACATAAGACACAAACAGATAACAAACCAATACCAGGCTTCGATCCAAATAGGGATGATATTCAGTATTATCGTGCTCAACAAGGCATTGATTGCGATGAAGTATACCCTGGAATATATATTGGTGATGC agCCACAGCAAAAAACAAAGAATATCTCAAAATGTTGGGTATAACACATTTGCTTAATGCTGCTGAAGGAAAAAAATTTGGATTTGTAAATACTGATGCAAattactataaagatacaacgaTAAAGTACCTTGGTCTACCACTTGCAGATTTATTTACTACAGATATTAGCAAGTACTTTTATACTGCTGCTGATTTTATAGATGAAGCTGTTTCTATGGGAG gtAAAGCTTTTGTAAATTGCATGTTGGGAATGTCCCGTAGTGCAACATGTGTGTTAGCATACTTAATGATAAAGAAAAATATGTTAGCTGTCGATGCCGTCGAAACAGTTCGTAAAAATCGTCATATTCTACCAAATACTGGCTTCCTTCAGCAGTTAGCAGATTTAGATAATCATCTACGAAGACAACGCTTATAA
- the LOC143179367 gene encoding dual specificity protein phosphatase 3 isoform X2 has translation MDRRHQNDFRKPLPGGETTQRHLTEALHKTQTDNKPIPGFDPNRDDIQYYRAQQGIDCDEVYPGIYIGDAATAKNKEYLKMLGITHLLNAAEGKKFGFVNTDANYYKDTTIKYLGLPLADLFTTDISKYFYTAADFIDEAVSMGGKAFVNCMLGMSRSATCVLAYLMIKKNMLAVDAVETVRKNRHILPNTGFLQQLADLDNHLRRQRL, from the exons GATTTTCGGAAACCCCTACCGGGTGGTGAAACCACCCAACGTCATTTGACAGAGGCTTTACATAAGACACAAACAGATAACAAACCAATACCAGGCTTCGATCCAAATAGGGATGATATTCAGTATTATCGTGCTCAACAAGGCATTGATTGCGATGAAGTATACCCTGGAATATATATTGGTGATGC agCCACAGCAAAAAACAAAGAATATCTCAAAATGTTGGGTATAACACATTTGCTTAATGCTGCTGAAGGAAAAAAATTTGGATTTGTAAATACTGATGCAAattactataaagatacaacgaTAAAGTACCTTGGTCTACCACTTGCAGATTTATTTACTACAGATATTAGCAAGTACTTTTATACTGCTGCTGATTTTATAGATGAAGCTGTTTCTATGGGAG gtAAAGCTTTTGTAAATTGCATGTTGGGAATGTCCCGTAGTGCAACATGTGTGTTAGCATACTTAATGATAAAGAAAAATATGTTAGCTGTCGATGCCGTCGAAACAGTTCGTAAAAATCGTCATATTCTACCAAATACTGGCTTCCTTCAGCAGTTAGCAGATTTAGATAATCATCTACGAAGACAACGCTTATAA
- the LOC143179366 gene encoding kinesin-like protein KIF23, protein MKSARVKPPGSARKPTVRPKNNNMLSKDPVQVYCRLRPMQHSTDVSCMKIISDTTVAIIPPESATNFRNASNKEIQTTFSHVFTPDASQKEIFNVVAYPLVENVIRGRNSLLFTYGVTGSGKTFTMTGEPQDPGIMPRCLDVIFNSIANYQTKKFVFKPDKLNGFDVQGEADAMLDRQNELHAGLILQRNAKSNKVRKVDSDGDSNPILVREVDESQIVTVDQDNAYAVFVTYVEIYNNSVYDLLEDDDIRAKTLQSKIVREDGNKNMYVHAVTEIEVKSSEEAFEVFQRGQRRRRVAHTALNAESSRSHSVFTIRLVQAPLDCEGEQVIQDKRVVCVTQLSLVDLAGSERTNRTKNTGQRLREAGNINNSLMTLRSCLEILRENQIQGTNKMVPYRDSKLTHLFKNYFDGEGQVRMIVCVNPRAQDFDETIQVMKFAEMTQEVQVARPTVTKLELGFTPGRRQANKLFKEARCKLEKEGRPEAASLEVDIGLVYSLGGPFPELDVNSPCNDQIITNLMHFLEQRINKRNMLRTDLQQKQNDLRKMLMTMEQEHMNLKIENASLKACNSQQKKKVSALEGHLCKTEEQIDNLLRKLNRANDTIRNLQQELKDRDMALNQRLIDKQRVKQKYNTKMQAETDKMNKELEIKLRQQREQLQNQMKEKDNKLRLVKQILVDDNGINPSSITSKNGITATPSSTESTKTTDLRSRRDKMTVSNPRHRRSQSADRWIDHRPGALVPLGTVLQPLMRRRRSVTRLTDPKEITDGASRYCLIAQEHDTDGELETKLFKGDILPTSGGGAQVVFNDMECLKQSSPKARKRSGPIDVDNINEIGAPNHSSTLIETYSKRPRVVN, encoded by the exons ATGAAGTCAGC ACGTGTAAAACCACCAGGTTCGGCTCGTAAACCAACAGTCCGTCCAAAGAACAACAATATGCTATCTAAAGATCCAGTTCAGGTTTATTGTCGTTTACGTCCAATGCAACATTCTACTGATGTGTCATGTATGAAAATTATATCTGACACAACTGTGGCTATTATACCACCAGAGTCAGCAACAAATTTTCGTAATGCTAGCAATAAGGAAATTCAGACAACATTTAGTCATGTTTTTACGCCTGATGCATCACAGAAGGAGATTTTTAATGTAGTTGCTTATCCATTGGTTGAAAATGTTATTCGTGGTAGGAATAGCCTCTTGTTTACATATGGAGTAACAGGAAGCGGTAAAACGTTTACAATGACTGGTGAACCACAAGATCCTGGTATAATGCCTCGCTGTCTTGATGTTATTTTCAACAGTATTGCTAATTACCAAACAAAAAAGTTTGTTTTTAAACCAGACAAACTAAATGGTTTTGATGTACAAGGTGAAGCTGATGCAATGCTTGACAGGCAGAATGAACTTCATGCGGGCCTTATATTACAGAGGAATGCAAAATCAAATAAAGT CCGTAAAGTTGATAGTGATGGTGACAGCAATCCAATATTAGTTCGTGAAGTTGATGAATCACAGATAGTGACAGTGGACCAAGACAATGCTTATGCAGTGTTTGTTACTTATGttgaaatatataataatagtgTATATGACCTCCTAGAAGATGATGATATTAGGGCTAA GACGCTACAGAGTAAAATAGTTAGAGAAGATGGTAATAAGAACATGTATGTACATGCTGTAACAGAGATAGAAGTAAAAAGTTCAGAAGAAGCATTTGAAGTATTCCAACGTGGTCAACGAAGACGTAGAGTTGCTCATACCGCTCTTAACGCAGAATCAAGCAGATCACATAGTGTTTTCACTATTCGTCTTGTGCAG GCACCCTTAGATTGTGAAGGTGAGCAAGTTATACAAGACAAACGGGTAGTATGCGTTACTCAGTTGTCATTAGTAGATTTAGCTGGTAGTGAAAGAACTAATCGGACAAAAAATACAGGCCAGCGATTAAGAGAAGCAG gtaatattaataattctttgATGACACTTCGATCATGTTTGGAAATTTTAAGAGAAAATCAAATCCAGGGTACAAATAAAATGGTACCCTATAGGGATTCAAAGCTCACTCatctatttaaaaattattttgatgGGGAAGGACAAGTTAGAATGATTGTCTGTGTTAATCCTAGAGCTCAAGATTTTGATGAAACAATT CAAGTTATGAAGTTTGCGGAAATGACTCAAGAAGTTCAAGTAGCTAGGCCGACAGTTACAAAGTTAGAGCTTGGTTTTACACCTGGAAGAAGACAGGCAAATAAG TTGTTTAAGGAAGCACGCTGTAAATTGGAAAAAGAGGGTCGTCCCGAAGCTGCTAGTCTAGAAGTTGATATAGGTTTGGTATATAG TTTGGGTGGTCCATTTCCGGAGTTAGATGTTAATTCTCCATGTAATGATCAAATAATTACTAATTTGATGCATTTCTTGGAACAACGCATCAATAAACGAAATATGCTGCGTACTGATTTGCAGCAAAAAC AAAACGATCTTAGGAAAATGTTAATGACAATGGAACAAGAACatatgaatttaaaaattgagaatgcaTCTCTGAAAGCATGTAATTCGCAACAGAAAAAGAAG gTTTCTGCCTTGGAAGGTCATTTATGCAAAACTGAAGAACAAATTGATAACTTACTTCGTAAACTCAACCGCGCAAACGATACTATACGTAATTTACAACAAGAG TTAAAAGATAGAGACATGGCATTGAATCAACGTTTAATAGATAAACAAAGGGtgaaacaaaaatataataCTAAAATGCAAGCAGAAACTGATAAGATGAATAAAGAATTGGAAATAAAACTACGTCAACAACGTGAGCAGTTGCAG AATCAAATGAAGGAAAAAGATAATAAATTGCGATTGGTAAAACAAATTTTAGTTGATGATAATGGTATTAATCCTAGTTCTATTACTTCAAAAAATGGTATTACAGCTACACCTAGCTCCACAGAATCAACAAAAACAACAGATTTACGGTCCCGAAGG GATAAAATGACCGTCTCCAATCCAAGACACAGACGTTCGCAGAGCGCAGACAGATGGATTGATCATAGGCCAGGAGCACTTGTTCCTTTaggaacagttcttcaaccgttaaTGCGTAGAAGACGCAGTGTTACGCGACTTACAGATCCAAAAGAAATAACAGATGGTGCATCTAGATATTGTCTCATTGCACAGGAACACGATACAGATGGTGAACTTGAGACGAAATTGTTCAAG GGAGATATATTACCAACAAGTGGAGGAGGTGCACAAGTGGTATTTAACGATATGGAATGTTTAAAACAATCATCACCAAAAGCAAGGAAACGCAGTGGTCCAATAGATGTAGATAACATAAATGAAATAGGCGCTCCAAATCATTCATCTACACTCATAGAAACTTATTCCAAAAGGCCACGTGTAGTAAATTAA
- the Rpl13 gene encoding ribosomal protein L13: protein MGKRNNMIPNGHFHKDWQRFVKTWFNQPARKYRRKQNRVKKARAVAPRPVKLLRPVVHCPTFRYHTKVRAGKGFTLAELKASHLNKRFARTIGIAVDPRRRNKSVESLQTNAQRLKQYRSKLVLFPLNEKKPKKGDSTNWQTAKVTQVKGEVMPFRHQPPAKAKAREITEEEKKFSAYITLRKARADARLVGIRAKRVKDAAENPDDVTKVAAAKDKKPKK from the exons ATGGGTAAGAGAAATAATATGATCCCTAATGGGCACTTCCATAAAGACTGGCAAAGGTTTGTGAAAACCTGGTTTAACCAACCGGCAAGAAAATATCGCAGGAAACAGAACCGTGTGAAGAAAGCCCGTGCAGTTGCACCAAG acCTGTCAAGCTTTTAAGACCTGTTGTCCATTGCCCGACATTCCGTTATCATACAAAGGTTAGGGCTGGCAAAGGTTTTACCTTGGCTGAATTGAAAGCCAGTCATTTGAACAAAAGATTTGCTAGGACTATTGGAATTGCAGTTGATCCAAGAAGACGAAACAAATCTGTGGAATCTTTGCAAACAAATGCTCAGAGATTGAAGCAATACAGATCGAAATTGGTTCTGTTCCCATTAAATGAGAAGAAG CCGAAGAAGGGTGACTCTACCAACTGGCAGACAGCAAAGGTAACTCAAGTTAAGGGAGAAGTTATGCCATTTAGACACCAGCCACCAGCTAAAGCTAAGGCTCGTGAAATTACTGAAGAGGAGAAGAAATTCTCTGCCTACATAACTCTTCGTAAAGCCAGAGCTGATGCTAGATTAGTTGGAATTCGTGCGAAACGCGTGAAGGATGCTGCAGAGAACCCTGATGACGTTACAAAGGTTGCTGCTGCTAAAGATAAAAAGCCGAAGAAGTAA